Proteins from one Natrinema salinisoli genomic window:
- a CDS encoding APC family permease, translating to MSGATDGPSETLSSSIGVVGVLALLVGNAISVPIFVLPGPLAGSAGPALVLAIVLAAIPASFVVLYNALLGSAMPVAGGLYVYISRLTAPYWGFLVPVTIPLVAWASLLITARGFAEYTRIFFDVPSTLLVYVLLAFVLVVNLIGLRVVAQVQIVFFVGLLIALLTVIVPGAGAVDPANYAPFFPDYGAFGLAVVALFYPFLGFGLLIELGEEIDDPGRTIPLVLGLGIGIVALVYVALIAVLVGVVPYTQLGTEADLALVASRYLPWWGEYVVAAGAVFAVVTTVNTTLLVFSRTLMRASRDGVLPAPLSRIHPRFETPHYAVAVLGVPPFLLVPLAGEIVGLSVFIGLASLTAYFFCAIGLWNLPREFPNHYANAPFRLRRYRGLLLAVLGGAVVTGAFWIVTLLQRPVVGVVLVGWFVVAYVYYRYRLRKTDRIELYRTMTSLERHERIDEDAGESTD from the coding sequence ATGAGCGGAGCAACCGACGGCCCGTCGGAGACGCTCTCCTCGAGTATCGGCGTCGTCGGCGTGCTGGCACTGCTGGTCGGCAACGCGATTTCGGTCCCGATATTCGTGCTGCCGGGGCCGCTGGCGGGGAGTGCGGGACCGGCGCTCGTGTTGGCGATCGTCCTCGCGGCGATTCCGGCGAGTTTCGTCGTCCTGTACAACGCCTTGCTCGGATCGGCGATGCCGGTCGCCGGGGGACTGTACGTCTACATCTCTCGGCTCACGGCCCCCTACTGGGGGTTCCTGGTTCCCGTCACGATCCCGCTGGTCGCGTGGGCGTCGTTGCTCATTACGGCAAGGGGTTTCGCCGAGTACACCCGGATCTTCTTCGACGTACCGTCGACGCTGCTCGTCTACGTGCTGCTCGCGTTCGTCCTGGTCGTCAACCTGATCGGACTCAGGGTCGTCGCACAGGTACAGATCGTCTTCTTCGTCGGCCTCCTGATCGCACTCCTGACGGTCATCGTCCCCGGTGCGGGCGCGGTCGACCCCGCCAATTACGCGCCGTTCTTCCCGGACTACGGCGCGTTCGGCCTCGCGGTGGTCGCACTGTTCTATCCGTTTCTCGGATTCGGATTACTGATCGAACTCGGCGAAGAGATCGACGATCCCGGGCGGACGATCCCGCTCGTACTGGGGCTCGGCATCGGTATCGTGGCGCTGGTTTACGTGGCGCTAATCGCCGTCCTCGTCGGCGTCGTTCCGTACACGCAACTGGGCACCGAGGCCGACCTCGCGCTCGTCGCCTCGCGATACCTCCCGTGGTGGGGTGAGTACGTCGTCGCCGCCGGGGCCGTCTTCGCGGTCGTCACGACGGTGAACACGACGCTGCTCGTCTTCTCGCGGACGCTCATGCGGGCGAGCCGCGACGGGGTTCTCCCGGCACCGCTGTCGCGGATCCATCCGCGGTTCGAGACGCCCCACTACGCGGTCGCGGTCCTCGGCGTTCCGCCGTTCCTGCTCGTCCCCCTGGCCGGCGAGATCGTCGGTCTCTCCGTGTTTATCGGGCTGGCCAGCCTCACCGCGTACTTTTTCTGTGCGATCGGCCTCTGGAACCTGCCGCGCGAGTTCCCGAACCACTACGCCAACGCGCCGTTTCGACTCCGCCGGTATCGCGGCCTCCTCCTCGCGGTACTGGGCGGTGCTGTCGTCACGGGCGCGTTCTGGATCGTCACGCTCCTCCAGCGACCCGTCGTCGGCGTGGTTCTCGTCGGCTGGTTCGTCGTCGCGTACGTCTACTACCGATACCGACTGCGGAAGACCGATCGGATCGAACTCTACCGAACGATGACCTCCCTCGAGCGACACGAACGCATCGACGAAGACGCCGGCGAAAGTACCGACTGA